From one Deinococcus aetherius genomic stretch:
- a CDS encoding glycoside hydrolase family 127 protein, which yields MLDAQAQPLSPAAPPPTLAPAALRELPLGAVRPRGWLLDQLRLQADGLTGHLDDLWADVGPNSAWLGGGGEDWERGPYYLDGLLPLAHLLGDARLLAKAKVWVEAMLASQREDGFFGPPSNEDWWPRMVALKVLAQHADATGDRRVVPFMTRYFRYQLAHLPHRPLFGWGQMRGADNVLSVYWLFERTGEAWLLDLARLLFEQTADWGEYLTEHLIDGPAREFSHLTHSVNVAMGLKTPALRFLLDGDERQREITDAALANLDEKHGLVHGVFSGDEWLGGTEPHHGAETCEVVEYMFTLEHLARVFGAGKYADRLETVAYSALPASCTADMTAHQYHQQANQVLVSVDTRDWSFSGDDANLFALEPHFGCCTANLHQGWPKFVRSLWMGTPGGGLAAVAYGPNEVTAELGGQRVRVTSETTYPFGETVRLTVEAAAPARFPLELRVPGWCEGARVRLNGEATTLTPDGRGFVRLEREWRDGDTAELTFPMPVRVVERERGACGLMVGPLVLAHSPGETWTRVSDDPPRPDSRFGDWEVRPRRSWNLGLFLDPGAEWRVERRPPSPVPFALDAAPLRVWARGARIKSWGLALNSAAPPPESPFTSSLPMDPVCLVPFGSARLRVAEFPRLVPTGRVQGP from the coding sequence ATGCTCGATGCCCAGGCCCAACCGCTCTCCCCCGCCGCGCCTCCCCCGACCCTGGCGCCCGCCGCCCTGCGCGAGTTGCCCCTCGGTGCCGTGCGGCCGCGCGGCTGGCTGCTCGACCAGCTCCGCTTGCAGGCGGACGGCCTGACCGGGCACCTCGACGACCTGTGGGCGGACGTGGGCCCGAACTCCGCCTGGCTGGGCGGCGGCGGCGAGGACTGGGAGCGCGGCCCGTACTATCTCGACGGGCTGCTCCCGCTCGCCCACCTGCTCGGCGACGCGCGGCTGCTCGCTAAGGCGAAGGTCTGGGTCGAAGCCATGCTCGCCTCCCAACGCGAGGACGGCTTCTTCGGCCCCCCGAGCAACGAGGACTGGTGGCCGCGCATGGTGGCCCTCAAAGTGCTCGCCCAGCATGCGGACGCGACTGGGGACAGGCGGGTGGTGCCGTTCATGACCCGCTATTTTCGGTATCAACTCGCCCACCTGCCGCACAGGCCCCTGTTCGGTTGGGGCCAGATGCGCGGTGCGGACAACGTGCTGAGCGTCTACTGGCTGTTCGAGCGGACGGGGGAAGCGTGGCTGCTCGACCTTGCCCGTCTCCTGTTTGAACAGACGGCCGACTGGGGCGAGTACCTCACCGAACACCTGATCGACGGCCCCGCCCGGGAGTTCAGCCACCTCACGCACAGCGTCAACGTGGCGATGGGGCTCAAGACGCCCGCCCTGCGTTTTCTGTTGGACGGCGACGAGCGGCAGCGTGAAATCACCGACGCGGCCCTCGCCAACCTCGACGAGAAACACGGACTCGTGCACGGCGTCTTCAGCGGGGACGAGTGGCTGGGCGGCACCGAGCCGCACCACGGGGCCGAGACGTGCGAGGTGGTGGAGTACATGTTCACCCTCGAACACCTGGCCCGCGTGTTTGGGGCCGGGAAGTACGCCGACCGCCTGGAGACGGTCGCATACAGCGCCCTGCCCGCGAGCTGCACCGCCGACATGACGGCCCACCAGTACCACCAGCAGGCCAATCAGGTGCTCGTCTCGGTGGATACGCGCGACTGGTCCTTCAGCGGCGACGACGCCAACCTCTTCGCGCTGGAGCCGCACTTCGGGTGCTGCACCGCCAACCTGCATCAGGGCTGGCCCAAGTTCGTGCGGAGCCTGTGGATGGGGACGCCGGGCGGCGGGCTCGCGGCGGTGGCCTACGGGCCGAACGAGGTGACGGCCGAGCTGGGAGGCCAGCGGGTGCGCGTGACGAGCGAGACCACCTACCCGTTCGGGGAGACCGTGCGGCTGACCGTGGAGGCGGCGGCGCCCGCCCGCTTTCCGCTGGAGTTGCGTGTGCCCGGCTGGTGTGAGGGGGCGCGGGTACGGCTGAACGGTGAAGCCACCACCCTCACGCCCGACGGGCGCGGCTTCGTTCGTCTGGAGCGCGAGTGGCGGGACGGAGATACGGCCGAACTGACCTTCCCCATGCCGGTGCGGGTGGTCGAGCGGGAGCGCGGCGCGTGCGGCCTGATGGTCGGGCCCCTCGTCCTGGCGCACTCGCCTGGCGAGACGTGGACCCGGGTGTCGGACGACCCTCCCCGCCCGGACTCGCGCTTCGGGGACTGGGAGGTGCGGCCGCGCAGGTCGTGGAACCTCGGCCTCTTTCTGGACCCGGGCGCAGAGTGGCGAGTGGAGCGCCGCCCGCCCAGCCCCGTGCCCTTCGCGCTCGACGCAGCCCCGCTGCGGGTGTGGGCTCGGGGCGCGCGGATCAAGTCGTGGGGGCTGGCCCTGAACTCGGCGGCCCCACCTCCCGAGAGCCCCTTCACCTCGAGCCTGCCGATGGATCCCGTGTGCCTCGTACCCTTCGGGAGTGCGCGGCTGCGGGTGGCCGAGTTTCCGCGCCTCGTGCCCACCGGCCGGGTGCAGGGTCCTTAG
- a CDS encoding carbohydrate ABC transporter permease, which translates to MAAPWVSAAPRTRAATRTRRRAHLTSSTLRFVLLLLQAIIFLAPVYWMIATSLKPEGDTVAQPIQWYPHSPTLENYARVLTSPDSPVVRWTLNSAFTSLAFTFGTVLTCSLAAYAIARLKFRGREAWFWFILSSMMVPGLTTLIPSFIMMLKLGWIDTYHALIWPSMGGAFGVFMLRQFFTGIPFELEEAARLDGANSLQVFRHVIVPLSKPALATLTVFTFLGAWNSVIWPLYVVHGDMATLPAGLASFQGIYATTYGTLMAGTTLTALPALVAYLFAQRYLEEGLTLTGLKE; encoded by the coding sequence GTGGCCGCGCCGTGGGTATCCGCCGCGCCCAGGACCCGGGCCGCCACGCGGACGAGGCGCCGGGCGCACCTCACCTCCTCCACCCTGCGTTTTGTCCTGCTGCTCCTCCAGGCGATCATCTTCCTCGCGCCCGTGTACTGGATGATCGCCACGTCCCTGAAGCCCGAGGGCGACACGGTGGCCCAGCCGATCCAGTGGTATCCGCACAGCCCCACCCTGGAGAACTACGCGCGGGTGCTGACCTCGCCCGACAGCCCGGTCGTGCGCTGGACGCTGAACTCGGCCTTTACCAGCCTCGCGTTCACCTTCGGCACGGTGCTGACCTGTTCGCTGGCGGCCTACGCCATCGCGCGGCTCAAGTTCCGGGGGCGCGAGGCGTGGTTCTGGTTCATCCTCTCCAGCATGATGGTGCCGGGCCTGACCACCCTGATTCCCAGCTTCATCATGATGCTCAAGCTCGGGTGGATCGACACGTATCACGCCCTGATCTGGCCCTCGATGGGCGGAGCGTTCGGGGTGTTCATGCTGCGGCAGTTCTTCACCGGCATCCCCTTCGAGCTGGAGGAGGCCGCGCGGCTGGACGGGGCGAACTCGTTACAAGTCTTTAGGCACGTCATCGTGCCCCTCAGCAAGCCCGCCCTCGCCACCCTGACCGTGTTCACCTTCCTGGGCGCGTGGAACTCGGTGATCTGGCCGCTGTACGTCGTGCACGGGGACATGGCGACCCTGCCCGCCGGGCTGGCCTCCTTCCAGGGCATCTACGCCACGACCTACGGCACCCTGATGGCCGGAACGACCCTCACCGCGCTGCCCGCGCTCGTCGCCTACCTGTTCGCCCAGCGCTACCTCGAAGAGGGCCTGACGCTCACCGGGCTCAAGGAGTAA
- a CDS encoding carbohydrate ABC transporter permease, which yields MSLSLNRPRERPRRGGLLALNDANPLVPYLYLLPHGALFLAFIVFPILFGVYVSTHHYDPVATTQPFVGLEYYRQLFDRQSPQFDLFWLAMRNTALFVVLSVPLLVAYSLALALQLYRPVRGRAFFRAVFFLPGVLSWTVVGVLWRWLFDNQSGLVNAVLTGLGQDTIPFLTTEGLAWVPILAATVWASVGFNMTVYLAALSGISQSLYEAADLDGATSWAKFRYITWPLLSPTTLFVTVTTVLAAFGLFFQSVFITNAGPNRSTLSVIQYLVSEAFTNVQYSSAAAMSFVFAGVLLVFTAVQFRLMIRDIGGRR from the coding sequence ATGAGCCTGAGCCTGAACCGGCCCCGTGAGCGCCCCCGCCGGGGGGGCCTCCTCGCCCTGAACGACGCCAACCCGCTCGTCCCGTACCTGTACCTGCTGCCGCACGGCGCGCTGTTTCTCGCCTTCATCGTGTTTCCGATCCTGTTCGGCGTGTACGTGAGCACCCACCACTACGACCCGGTGGCAACCACCCAGCCCTTCGTCGGGCTGGAGTACTACCGCCAACTGTTCGACCGCCAGAGCCCGCAGTTCGACCTGTTCTGGCTGGCGATGCGCAACACCGCCCTCTTCGTGGTCCTGAGCGTGCCCCTGCTGGTGGCGTACTCGCTCGCGCTCGCCCTGCAACTGTACCGGCCCGTGCGCGGGCGGGCCTTTTTCCGGGCCGTGTTCTTCCTGCCGGGCGTGCTGTCGTGGACCGTCGTGGGCGTGCTGTGGCGCTGGCTGTTCGACAACCAGAGCGGCCTCGTGAACGCGGTGCTTACAGGCCTGGGGCAAGACACCATTCCCTTCCTCACGACCGAGGGCCTGGCCTGGGTGCCCATCCTCGCCGCGACGGTGTGGGCGTCGGTGGGCTTCAATATGACGGTGTACCTCGCGGCGCTCTCGGGCATCTCCCAGAGCCTGTACGAGGCGGCCGACCTCGACGGCGCGACCTCGTGGGCGAAGTTCCGCTACATCACCTGGCCGCTGCTCTCGCCCACGACGCTGTTCGTGACGGTCACGACGGTGCTGGCCGCCTTCGGCCTCTTCTTCCAGAGCGTGTTCATCACGAACGCGGGGCCCAACCGCTCGACCCTGAGCGTCATCCAGTACCTCGTGAGCGAGGCCTTTACCAACGTGCAGTATTCCAGCGCGGCGGCGATGAGCTTCGTGTTCGCGGGGGTGCTCCTCGTGTTCACGGCCGTGCAGTTCCGCCTGATGATCCGCGACATCGGGGGACGGCGCTAG
- a CDS encoding ABC transporter substrate-binding protein has product MKKAPLTFALALGASFGLFALAQTGYRSSYTGPRVEITFWNGQSGDNRKYIDELVKRYNASHPNVSVRVTTPPGDTIAQQLPALVAGGRAPDVTSLIETMTIPNGLRGVIEEFTPPLLKQGNIDRARFYPALWNGATYGGKSYGVPVYNVAFAMFYNKDLLKKAGVSRAPRTRDEFLRAAQACTTDKAGRKPGQAGFDSRNLQTWGVGVPNGFFGATLAYSVLLQNGGNSVTEKTYDARFDTPEAAQAFGFVGDLVKRYNVSPTNMTEDSQQAAFRSGKQCFSITGTWVMVNYQGQKGLNFGVAPLPQLGGKSKTAWGGSGYLVLPKQRPGYDPNKRAAALDFINWFTLPENNLYFNQGGTMPTMPVVAKDKSYDNTPLAELFGGLNDVQIEAGFPWVDQVRGAWIGAWDNALSGKKDIRTALRDGETEAGKLVNQARKNFR; this is encoded by the coding sequence ATGAAAAAAGCACCGCTCACGTTCGCCCTCGCCCTCGGGGCCTCGTTCGGCCTGTTCGCCCTCGCGCAGACGGGGTACCGCAGCAGCTACACCGGCCCGCGAGTCGAGATCACCTTCTGGAACGGCCAGAGCGGCGACAACCGCAAGTACATCGACGAACTCGTGAAGCGCTACAACGCCTCGCACCCCAACGTCTCCGTGCGGGTCACCACCCCACCCGGCGACACCATCGCCCAGCAGTTGCCCGCCCTGGTGGCGGGGGGCCGCGCGCCCGACGTGACCTCGCTCATCGAGACGATGACGATTCCCAACGGCCTGCGGGGCGTCATCGAGGAGTTCACGCCTCCCCTCCTGAAGCAGGGCAACATCGACCGAGCCCGCTTCTACCCGGCGCTGTGGAACGGCGCGACGTATGGCGGTAAATCGTACGGCGTGCCGGTGTACAACGTCGCCTTCGCGATGTTCTACAACAAGGACCTGCTGAAGAAGGCGGGGGTCAGCCGGGCTCCCCGCACCCGCGACGAGTTCCTGAGGGCGGCGCAGGCGTGCACCACCGACAAGGCGGGCCGCAAGCCGGGCCAGGCGGGCTTCGACTCCAGGAACCTCCAGACCTGGGGCGTCGGTGTGCCCAACGGCTTTTTCGGAGCGACCCTGGCGTACTCCGTGCTGCTGCAAAACGGCGGCAACAGCGTGACCGAAAAGACCTACGACGCCCGCTTCGACACGCCTGAGGCCGCCCAAGCGTTCGGCTTCGTGGGCGATCTCGTGAAGCGGTACAACGTCTCGCCTACCAACATGACCGAGGACAGCCAGCAGGCGGCCTTCCGCTCGGGCAAGCAGTGCTTTTCCATCACGGGCACCTGGGTGATGGTGAACTACCAGGGGCAGAAGGGGCTGAATTTCGGCGTGGCGCCGCTGCCGCAGCTCGGCGGGAAGAGCAAGACCGCGTGGGGCGGCAGCGGGTACCTCGTGCTGCCGAAGCAGCGGCCCGGGTACGATCCCAACAAGCGCGCGGCGGCGCTGGACTTCATCAACTGGTTCACCCTGCCCGAGAACAACCTGTACTTCAACCAGGGCGGCACGATGCCCACCATGCCCGTCGTGGCAAAGGACAAGAGCTACGACAATACGCCGCTTGCCGAGCTGTTCGGGGGCCTGAACGACGTGCAGATCGAGGCAGGCTTTCCCTGGGTCGATCAGGTGCGCGGGGCGTGGATAGGCGCCTGGGACAACGCCCTGAGCGGCAAAAAGGACATCAGGACCGCCCTGCGCGACGGCGAGACCGAGGCGGGCAAGCTGGTGAACCAGGCGAGGAAGAACTTCCGTTGA
- a CDS encoding LacI family DNA-binding transcriptional regulator produces MHPIPTIKDVALAAGVSIGTASKALNGQGQLRDETRRRVRAVAEELGYQPNDLAQSLHRKRTFMVGLISTDNYGRFSMPLLEGIEHALGTAELSVFLCNAADDSERERRHVASLLSKRVDGIIVTANRTDPRPPLDLLGSRVPVLYALARVPDDSALCLVPDDAQGARLAAEHLVGLGRRRIAHVTGPRDYEVVGLRQEAVREVLVAAGLAFPERRVLSGPWRATWGRAAAERLLSTDPDIDAVFCGSDEIALGLTGALRERGVRVPDDIAVVGFDNWEIIAEATVPPLTSVDMRLRDLGHEAATALLGLIDGERRQGVHRLPCDLVVRASSGAAGGAS; encoded by the coding sequence GTGCATCCTATCCCGACCATCAAGGACGTCGCGCTCGCGGCGGGCGTCAGCATCGGCACTGCATCGAAGGCGCTCAACGGCCAGGGCCAGCTCCGCGACGAGACCCGGCGCCGGGTGCGCGCCGTGGCCGAGGAACTGGGCTACCAGCCCAACGATCTCGCGCAGAGCCTGCACCGCAAGCGCACCTTCATGGTGGGGCTGATCTCCACCGACAATTACGGACGTTTCTCCATGCCGCTGCTGGAGGGCATCGAACATGCCCTGGGCACGGCCGAACTCTCGGTGTTCCTGTGCAACGCCGCCGACGATTCGGAGCGGGAGCGGCGGCACGTCGCCTCGCTGCTCTCCAAGCGGGTGGACGGCATCATCGTCACCGCCAACCGGACCGACCCCCGGCCCCCGCTCGACCTGCTGGGCTCGCGCGTGCCTGTGCTGTACGCCCTGGCCCGCGTGCCCGACGACTCCGCCCTGTGCCTGGTGCCCGACGACGCGCAGGGCGCACGCCTCGCCGCCGAGCATCTGGTGGGCCTGGGACGGCGCCGCATCGCCCACGTCACCGGGCCCCGGGACTACGAGGTCGTGGGCCTGCGCCAGGAGGCCGTGCGGGAGGTGCTGGTGGCGGCGGGGCTGGCGTTTCCAGAGCGGCGCGTCCTGTCCGGGCCGTGGCGTGCCACCTGGGGCCGCGCCGCTGCAGAACGGCTCCTGAGCACCGATCCGGACATCGACGCCGTGTTCTGCGGCAGCGACGAGATCGCGCTGGGCCTGACCGGGGCCCTGCGTGAGCGCGGCGTTCGCGTTCCCGACGACATCGCCGTGGTGGGTTTCGATAACTGGGAGATCATCGCGGAGGCCACCGTGCCGCCCCTGACGAGTGTGGACATGAGGTTGCGCGACCTCGGGCACGAGGCGGCGACGGCGCTGCTGGGTCTCATCGACGGCGAGCGGCGGCAGGGCGTGCACCGGTTGCCGTGCGACCTTGTCGTGCGCGCGTCGAGCGGTGCGGCCGGGGGGGCGTCGTGA